GCGACCCGCTTCAACGACTTCATTGTGGACCGCCTTGTGGGCGGCGCCGTGGATTATCTGGAGCGTCACGGCCTTGCCGACGAGAACATGCTGCTGGTGCGCATTCCTGGGGCGTTCGAGCTGCCGCTCATTTGCCGCAAGCTGGCTGCCAGCGGCAAGTATGACGGCATTGTGGCCCTGGGCGCCGTTATCCGCGGGGCCACCCCGCACTTTGACTATGTCTGCGCCGAGGCCAGCAAGGGCATTGCCCACACCATGCTGGAATTCGACACGCCCATCGGCTTTGGCCTGCTGACCTGTGATACCATTGATCAGGCCATTGAGCGGGCCGGCTCCAAGGCTGGCAACAAGGGGTGCGAGGCCGCGGCGGCCATGCTGGAAACCATTCGCGTCATGGAGCAGCTCTAGTCATGGCCAAGGGCAAGAACGCCAGCCGTCACGCCGGGCGCGCCCAGGCCTTTCAGGTGCTGTACGGCCTGTCTTTTTCCGGT
This DNA window, taken from uncultured Desulfovibrio sp., encodes the following:
- the ribE gene encoding 6,7-dimethyl-8-ribityllumazine synthase translates to MSTIPTIAGQLDAKGLKIAIVATRFNDFIVDRLVGGAVDYLERHGLADENMLLVRIPGAFELPLICRKLAASGKYDGIVALGAVIRGATPHFDYVCAEASKGIAHTMLEFDTPIGFGLLTCDTIDQAIERAGSKAGNKGCEAAAAMLETIRVMEQL